In Pyramidobacter piscolens W5455, a genomic segment contains:
- a CDS encoding methyltransferase family protein — MEFFVRYRTRLSQLAGVFFVGLCAFSGKKLELSFPAAAEAMFAAGCFLAGLGAVGRIWCAQYIAGYKADRLIDKGPYSLCRNPLYFFSFLGAVGVGCCTESATLALGVAAAFALTYPGVILSEEKDLLARFGDDYRRYMAAVPRFVPRLSLFEEPREYVVTPRVFRREVFDAVWFVWLAGLMEVLEMLGDAGALPKLFWIY, encoded by the coding sequence TTGGAATTCTTCGTTCGTTATCGGACCAGGCTGTCGCAGCTGGCCGGCGTTTTTTTCGTGGGGCTGTGCGCCTTTTCGGGGAAGAAACTGGAGCTTTCGTTTCCGGCTGCGGCCGAGGCGATGTTCGCCGCGGGCTGTTTTTTGGCCGGGCTGGGGGCCGTGGGGCGGATCTGGTGCGCGCAGTATATCGCCGGATACAAGGCGGACCGCTTGATCGACAAGGGCCCTTATTCGCTCTGCCGCAATCCGCTGTACTTCTTCAGCTTTCTCGGCGCCGTCGGCGTGGGCTGCTGCACTGAATCGGCGACGCTGGCGCTGGGCGTCGCCGCGGCGTTCGCGCTGACGTATCCGGGCGTGATTCTGTCCGAAGAAAAGGACTTGCTGGCGCGCTTCGGCGACGATTACCGGCGCTACATGGCGGCCGTGCCGCGCTTCGTCCCCCGCCTTTCGCTCTTTGAGGAGCCGCGGGAATACGTCGTGACGCCGCGCGTGTTCCGGCGCGAAGTCTTCGACGCGGTGTGGTTCGTCTGGCTCGCCGGGTTGATGGAAGTGCTCGAAATGCTGGGCGATGCGGGGGCTCTCC